The following is a genomic window from Amycolatopsis cihanbeyliensis.
TCGGGCACCGCCTCGGGCAACCGGCCGAGTGCGGCCTCGCTGGCCACCCGCCTGCGGACCAGGTGCAGCATCCCACCGCGCAGCAGGTTGCGCAGCCTGGCGAACCGGCTGGTGAGTAGGCCGCGTACGGAGCCGGTCAGCCGGCTGCGGGCGGCCCGCCTGCGCGCCCTCGCCGCCCGCAGCCCCGCGTGCCCTCCGGTCAGGTACCGCACCGCGGCGAACTCGGCCCGCGCCCTGCCGAACTGCCGCAGCAGGGCGAACCCGAGCCCGCGCAGCAGGCTCAGCAGGACCAGCCGGGGCAGGCCGAGCAGGAACGAGACCGGCGCGCAGTTGGCCAGGAAGGTGCGCAGCCCGTGCGCCCGGTCGGCGAGGAGCAGGGAACCGGGCACCGCATGCGCCTGCCGCTCGCCGGTGCTCGCCGCGCGTGCGTGCCGCAACCTGGCCAGTGGCACGGACAGCACCAGCGAACCCGCGGAGTTCACCCGCCAGCCGAAGTCGATGTCCTCGCGCAGCAACGGCAGTCCGGTGTCGAAACCACCGAGCCGTTCCCACTGCTCGCGGCGGACCAGCGAGCCGGCGCTGGGCACCGCCAGCACCTCGGTGCTCTGCTGGTGGTCCCTGGGGACGGCATGCTGGCGGTGGCCGGAGGCGTCCAGGGAAAGGCCCGCCTCGACGATCAGCCGCGGATCCGTCCAGCCGACAGCGAGCGGCCCGAGCACCCCGGCCGATGGCGCGGCCTCGGCCGCGTTCAGCAGGGTGCCGAGGCAGTCCGGTTCGGGGGCGCAGTCGTCGTGCAGCAGCCAGATCCAGGTGCCCGGATCCCCCCAACGTTCACCCGCATGAGCGACGGCCTCGGCGACCGCCGCGGCGAAACCGGTGTCCTCGGCCAGGGTCAGCACCCCGGAGAGCACCCGTTCCCCCGCCGCGCCGACCGGATCGGCGGCGTCGGCGAGGATGGCGGCGGTGCGGTCACCCGAACCGGTGTCCACCGCGAGGACGTGCCGGGGCCGAACCTCGCTGCGCCGCAACGCGGACAGCGCGAGCGGAAGCCAGGCGGCACCGTTGTGGCAGACCAGAATCGCCAGCACCGGCGCGGTGCGCGGCGTGGCGGGCGCCGAAACGCGAGGGGCAGTCAACGGCCGTCTCCAGTAGTCTCATGCAAGAGGTTATGCACAGTCGGAGGTGCGGCTGCCGCCGGCTTCTCGCCTCGTATCCAGGCGCCACGAGCCACCCTCCGCAGGCTTCGGGCGGCCCCCGTCGCCTGGATCGTGCATCACCCTCAGTACTCGTCGGGATCCCGGTGGTCGAATGCCGACCACCCTACGATGTCAACGAGCTACTGGTTCGGGCGCTACTGGACCGGGCGGACCGCGCTACACCGCGCGTTTCTTGAGCTTGCGACGCTCCCTTTCGGACAGTCCACCCCAGATGCCGAAACGCTCGTCATGCGCGAGGGCGTACTCGAGGCAGTCGTCCCGCACCTCGCATCCCTGGCAGATGCGTTTGGCTTCCCGGGTGGACCCACCCTTCTCCGGAAAGAAGGCCTCCGGATCGGTCTGCGCGCACAGGGCGCGTTCCTGCCAATCCTGCTCCTCGGACACGTCGAGCAGGTCCGGGAGAGTTCCCAGGTCCTGCTGCTGGGGGTCATCCCAGTCCATGACGTGCCCCCAATCCCTTCCATTGGCGCCTAACCGCACGTCCGCCTCCTCGCTTCCACGCACTCCCCAGGCTGGCGGTGTTGACTCGGCGTCGAGACGCGGAACCGTGCCCCGACGCGTACAGTCCGATGCCGGACCGCACCGTTGTGGTCCCCTCCTGCTCCCTCTTCAGGCGGACCGATCCGCCGCCCCCTCTGGCGACGAATGACATCAATGTGATTACACCCGTGTAATGGAGCTAGGTCAAGCGGAGTAGCAAGTTCGGGGGATACTTCGAGCTCGACACGCAAGGGGACACGCCGACGGCCACCCGAGGGGATACGGAAGACTGAGGGCGTGCAACGTTCAGCCGTCCGCCCCAGTCCCCTGTTCTTCGCCATCCTCGCCGTCGCTGTCCTCGGTGCCGCGCTCCTGGTCGTGCAAAGCCCGTTCCCGACGACGGAGTTCGACGGTCAGGTGTTCATCACCAGTCTCGACCACCAGGTGCTCGGCACGCTCGGGATCATCCTGCTGATCATCGGCGGCTGGGCAGCCTCGCTCACCCTGCACGAGTTCGGCCACGCGCTGGTCGCCTACCGCGGCGGGGACCACGAGGTCGCCGCCAAGGGTTATCTCACAATGGACATTCGCCGGTACACCGATCCGGTGCTGTCCCTGGTGTTGCCGCTGCTGTTGCTGGCGATCGGCGGCATCCCGCTGCCCGGTGGCGCGGTGTGGATCAACCGGTGGGCGCTGCGCTCGCGGTCGGTGTCCTCCTGGGTCTCGCTGGCCGGTCCGCTGAGCAACCTGGCCATCGGCGCCGTGCTGACCGCTGTGGTGGCGCTG
Proteins encoded in this region:
- a CDS encoding WhiB family transcriptional regulator, whose product is MDWDDPQQQDLGTLPDLLDVSEEQDWQERALCAQTDPEAFFPEKGGSTREAKRICQGCEVRDDCLEYALAHDERFGIWGGLSERERRKLKKRAV
- a CDS encoding site-2 protease family protein encodes the protein MQRSAVRPSPLFFAILAVAVLGAALLVVQSPFPTTEFDGQVFITSLDHQVLGTLGIILLIIGGWAASLTLHEFGHALVAYRGGDHEVAAKGYLTMDIRRYTDPVLSLVLPLLLLAIGGIPLPGGAVWINRWALRSRSVSSWVSLAGPLSNLAIGAVLTAVVALAPMPTGLAIGLSYLALLQILAFVLNILPVPGLDGFGAIEPYLSPQAREFGAKARPWAPLALFALIIAVNPVGQAFFDFAYGVFDLVGGDDRLAIIGAEGFRFWL